A single Bos mutus isolate GX-2022 chromosome 25, NWIPB_WYAK_1.1, whole genome shotgun sequence DNA region contains:
- the FAM234A gene encoding protein FAM234A isoform X1, whose amino-acid sequence MTDGKDLEAEIHPLKSENRKVPENTGAPAGKEPRGTPAPQTRLSHCRTAAFFLSLFACLLVVFVVSFIIPCPDRPVLQGVWRIDYNAAAAPSSGPMAQSGARQAWPGNVAGVSFPVAYDFLAAEDVNKDKIQDILFLYKNTNSSRGNSSFSCADEGFSCPCTFVAAVSGASGSVLWERPVAQDRAFVECGILQPRGSAAPSACVVLGRPGSLVAVDTLTGKTLWSQPSSFGGNASVLSPLLRVPDLDADGAPDLLVLIQEENQVNGSIYSGGTGQQVSPPDSLGVDGTSGSILHVTRAGAHYVLIPCGTALCSRSVKGLYEKVSRRDSPLKSDPLWEDMLSAASHRLVVHSSGAIRYLMNVPGKAGDDLLLVSTEAYMLLDGQDLTPRWTFGTTQVLRKPVLGYYKPDTPAVLVENGTGPDRQVLLLDLGSGAVLWSQALPGLPGDPPSASLPTADHRSAFFFWGVHEPTDSNQTEPGAAGRRLYMLHPTLPGVLLELDNVSVPIVAFQVVLLEPGRHAACILLTGPASPSPPGLVSVTKQKVQDLVLAGRVVHLAEGGAESDQAVRDRLSRLRYRSEA is encoded by the exons ATGACGGACGGCAAGGACTTGGAGGCCGAGATCCACCCGCTCAAAAGCGAGAACAGGAAGGTACCAGAGAACACGGGGGCCCCGGCAGGAAAGGAGCCCCGCGGGACGCCGGCCCCGCAGACTCGCCTCTCGCACTGCCGGACCGCGgccttcttcctctccctgttTGCCTGCCTCCTCGTGGTGTTCGTGGTCTCCTTCATCATCCCGTGTCCGGACCGGCCGGTGTTGCAGGGGGTGTGGAGGATCGATTACAATGCGGCAG CCGCACCCAGCTCCGGTCCCATGGCACAGAGCGGGGCACGCCAGGCCTGGCCTGGGAACGTGGCTGGTGTTTCCTTTCCAGTCGCCTATGACTTTCTGGCCGCAGAAGACGTGAACAAGGACAAGATCCAGGATAttctctttctttataaaaataccaACAGCAGCCGCGGCAATTCCAGCTTCTCCTGTGCTGATGAAG GTTTTTCCTGCCCCTGCACCTTCGTGGCTGCTGTGTCCGGGGCCAGCGGCAGCGTCCTCTGGGAGAGGCCTGTGGCCCAGGACAGGGCCTTCGTGGAGTGCGGCATCCTGCAGCCCAGGGGCAGCGCGGCGCCCTCTGCCTGCGTCGTCCTCGGCAGGCCCGGCTCTCTTGTTGCCGTGGACACGCTCACAG GGAAGACCCTGTGGAGCCAGCCTAGCAGCTTCGGGGGAAATGCGTCCGTCCTGAGCCCTCTGCTCCGCGTGCCTGACCTTGACGCCGACGGGGCCCCGGACCTGCTGGTCCTTATCCAGGAGGAGAACCAG GTCAATGGCTCCATCTACTCAGGTGGCACCGGGCAGCAGGTCAGCCCCCCAGACAGCCTGGGTGTGGACGGGACCAGCGGCTCCATCCTCCATGTCACCAGGGCGGGGGCCCACTACGTCCTCATCCCCTGCG GCACTGCCCTTTGTAGCCGCTCCGTGAAGGGCCTGTACGAGAAGGTCAGCAGGAGGGACAGCCCGCTCAAGAGCGACCCTCTCTGGGAGGACATGCTCAGCGCCGCGTCACACAGGCTGGTTGTGCACAG cTCTGGGGCCATCCGCTACTTGATGAACGTGCCAGGGAAGGCGGGCGATGACCTGCTGCTCGTGAGCACCGAGGCCTACATGCTGCTGGACGGGCAGGACCTGACGCCCAGGTGGACCTTCGGGACAACCCAGGTCCTGAG AAAACCTGTTCTTGGCTACTACAAACCCGACACCCCAGCCGTGCTTGTCGAGAATGGGACCGGCCCCGACAGACAG GTGCTGCTCCTGGACCTCGGCTCCGGGGCCGTCCTGTGGAGCCAGGCCCTCCCGGGCCTCCCTGGGGACCCGCCGTCCGCCAGCCTGCCCACCGCAGACCACCGCTCCGCCTTTTTCTTCTGGGGCGTCCACGAGCCAACTGACTCCAACCAGACG gagcctggagcagCTGGGCGCCGCCTGTACATGCTCCACCCCACGCTGCCTGGCGTCCTGCTGGAGCTTGACAACGTCTCCGTCCCCATCGTCGCCTTCCAGG TGGTTCTGCTGGAGCCGGGCCGCCACGCTGCCTGCATACTCCTGACGGGCCCAGCCAGCCCCAGCCCGCCCGGCCTGGTCTCCGTGACCAAACAAAAAGTGCAGGACCTCGTCCTGGCCGGCAGGGTGGTCCACCTGGCCGAGGGTGGCGCCGAGAGCGACCAGGCCGTCCGGGACCGGCTCTCCCGCCTGCGGTACCGGAGCGAGGCCTAG
- the FAM234A gene encoding protein FAM234A isoform X2: protein MTDGKDLEAEIHPLKSENRKVPENTGAPAGKEPRGTPAPQTRLSHCRTAAFFLSLFACLLVVFVVSFIIPCPDRPVLQGVWRIDYNAAVAYDFLAAEDVNKDKIQDILFLYKNTNSSRGNSSFSCADEGFSCPCTFVAAVSGASGSVLWERPVAQDRAFVECGILQPRGSAAPSACVVLGRPGSLVAVDTLTGKTLWSQPSSFGGNASVLSPLLRVPDLDADGAPDLLVLIQEENQVNGSIYSGGTGQQVSPPDSLGVDGTSGSILHVTRAGAHYVLIPCGTALCSRSVKGLYEKVSRRDSPLKSDPLWEDMLSAASHRLVVHSSGAIRYLMNVPGKAGDDLLLVSTEAYMLLDGQDLTPRWTFGTTQVLRKPVLGYYKPDTPAVLVENGTGPDRQVLLLDLGSGAVLWSQALPGLPGDPPSASLPTADHRSAFFFWGVHEPTDSNQTEPGAAGRRLYMLHPTLPGVLLELDNVSVPIVAFQVVLLEPGRHAACILLTGPASPSPPGLVSVTKQKVQDLVLAGRVVHLAEGGAESDQAVRDRLSRLRYRSEA from the exons ATGACGGACGGCAAGGACTTGGAGGCCGAGATCCACCCGCTCAAAAGCGAGAACAGGAAGGTACCAGAGAACACGGGGGCCCCGGCAGGAAAGGAGCCCCGCGGGACGCCGGCCCCGCAGACTCGCCTCTCGCACTGCCGGACCGCGgccttcttcctctccctgttTGCCTGCCTCCTCGTGGTGTTCGTGGTCTCCTTCATCATCCCGTGTCCGGACCGGCCGGTGTTGCAGGGGGTGTGGAGGATCGATTACAATGCGGCAG TCGCCTATGACTTTCTGGCCGCAGAAGACGTGAACAAGGACAAGATCCAGGATAttctctttctttataaaaataccaACAGCAGCCGCGGCAATTCCAGCTTCTCCTGTGCTGATGAAG GTTTTTCCTGCCCCTGCACCTTCGTGGCTGCTGTGTCCGGGGCCAGCGGCAGCGTCCTCTGGGAGAGGCCTGTGGCCCAGGACAGGGCCTTCGTGGAGTGCGGCATCCTGCAGCCCAGGGGCAGCGCGGCGCCCTCTGCCTGCGTCGTCCTCGGCAGGCCCGGCTCTCTTGTTGCCGTGGACACGCTCACAG GGAAGACCCTGTGGAGCCAGCCTAGCAGCTTCGGGGGAAATGCGTCCGTCCTGAGCCCTCTGCTCCGCGTGCCTGACCTTGACGCCGACGGGGCCCCGGACCTGCTGGTCCTTATCCAGGAGGAGAACCAG GTCAATGGCTCCATCTACTCAGGTGGCACCGGGCAGCAGGTCAGCCCCCCAGACAGCCTGGGTGTGGACGGGACCAGCGGCTCCATCCTCCATGTCACCAGGGCGGGGGCCCACTACGTCCTCATCCCCTGCG GCACTGCCCTTTGTAGCCGCTCCGTGAAGGGCCTGTACGAGAAGGTCAGCAGGAGGGACAGCCCGCTCAAGAGCGACCCTCTCTGGGAGGACATGCTCAGCGCCGCGTCACACAGGCTGGTTGTGCACAG cTCTGGGGCCATCCGCTACTTGATGAACGTGCCAGGGAAGGCGGGCGATGACCTGCTGCTCGTGAGCACCGAGGCCTACATGCTGCTGGACGGGCAGGACCTGACGCCCAGGTGGACCTTCGGGACAACCCAGGTCCTGAG AAAACCTGTTCTTGGCTACTACAAACCCGACACCCCAGCCGTGCTTGTCGAGAATGGGACCGGCCCCGACAGACAG GTGCTGCTCCTGGACCTCGGCTCCGGGGCCGTCCTGTGGAGCCAGGCCCTCCCGGGCCTCCCTGGGGACCCGCCGTCCGCCAGCCTGCCCACCGCAGACCACCGCTCCGCCTTTTTCTTCTGGGGCGTCCACGAGCCAACTGACTCCAACCAGACG gagcctggagcagCTGGGCGCCGCCTGTACATGCTCCACCCCACGCTGCCTGGCGTCCTGCTGGAGCTTGACAACGTCTCCGTCCCCATCGTCGCCTTCCAGG TGGTTCTGCTGGAGCCGGGCCGCCACGCTGCCTGCATACTCCTGACGGGCCCAGCCAGCCCCAGCCCGCCCGGCCTGGTCTCCGTGACCAAACAAAAAGTGCAGGACCTCGTCCTGGCCGGCAGGGTGGTCCACCTGGCCGAGGGTGGCGCCGAGAGCGACCAGGCCGTCCGGGACCGGCTCTCCCGCCTGCGGTACCGGAGCGAGGCCTAG